In the Victivallis sp. Marseille-Q1083 genome, one interval contains:
- the trpA gene encoding tryptophan synthase subunit alpha, translating to MNRIAAVFEHCRTAERAALTLYATVGYPTLADSIEALKAMIAAGADMIELGVPFSDPMADGPVIQAAGQEALRQGVTLGDILSVAVAIRKESSVPLILFSYYNVLLRYGLEQLARDAAAAGIDGILVVDLPLEEQKELVQALEPAGLALIQLIAPTTPPDRAERILRHASGFVYYITVKGVTGEQSVFPADLAGQLQRLRRQSPVPVVAGFGIATPEQAKMIAGHADGIVIGSAVVRRQKEPEKLREFVASMASALR from the coding sequence ATGAACCGCATTGCCGCTGTTTTCGAACATTGCCGTACCGCCGAGCGTGCCGCTTTGACGCTGTATGCGACGGTAGGTTATCCGACGCTGGCCGACAGCATTGAAGCTTTGAAGGCGATGATCGCCGCCGGCGCCGATATGATTGAACTGGGGGTGCCATTTTCCGATCCGATGGCCGATGGGCCGGTCATCCAGGCTGCCGGGCAGGAAGCGCTGCGGCAGGGAGTCACTTTGGGCGATATCCTGTCGGTTGCTGTCGCCATCCGGAAAGAATCGTCAGTGCCGCTGATACTTTTCTCTTATTACAATGTCCTGCTGCGTTACGGCCTGGAACAACTGGCGCGGGATGCCGCCGCCGCCGGCATCGACGGGATATTGGTCGTTGATTTGCCGCTGGAAGAACAGAAAGAGCTGGTGCAGGCGCTGGAACCGGCCGGCCTGGCGTTGATTCAATTGATCGCGCCAACCACGCCGCCGGACCGGGCGGAACGGATTCTGCGGCACGCTTCCGGTTTCGTCTATTACATCACCGTCAAAGGTGTTACCGGCGAACAGAGCGTATTTCCGGCCGATCTGGCCGGGCAGCTGCAGCGCCTGCGCCGGCAGTCGCCGGTCCCGGTCGTGGCCGGATTCGGCATTGCCACGCCGGAACAGGCGAAGATGATTGCCGGCCACGCCGACGGGATTGTCATCGGCAGCGCGGTGGTGCGCCGCCAGAAGGAGCCGGAAAAGTTGCGGGAGTTCGTCGCTTCGATGGCGTCTGCCTTGCGATGA
- a CDS encoding glycosyltransferase: MKTALLHYWLTNMRGGENVLAEFCKLYPDADIYTHACNPAKMPETITAHPIRESFIARLPGARNGCQKYLPLMPRALQGWNFDDYDLILSSESGPVKGIRKPKRCRHVCYCHTPMRYLWDMYADYYRHSSLPAKLAMSLCKHYLRHYDLKSADSVDAFIANSKFVAERIRRTYHRESTVIYPPVDTTFFAGGNYQKKEYYLFVGQLIAYKQPQLALAACRKLKRPLVVVGDGELRSALSAEFGDTAQFAGRAADEQLRRLYAEARALIFPGVEDFGIVPLEAQAAGTPVIALGRGGALETVIAGRTGLFFAEPTVESLIGALLEFETATFNQAELQQNAKRFNAERFRQEIRQFIDQLQPAK, encoded by the coding sequence ATGAAAACCGCACTCCTGCATTACTGGCTGACCAACATGCGCGGCGGCGAAAACGTGCTGGCCGAATTCTGCAAACTCTATCCGGACGCGGACATCTACACCCATGCCTGCAATCCGGCGAAAATGCCGGAGACGATTACCGCCCATCCGATCCGGGAATCCTTCATCGCCCGGCTGCCGGGCGCCCGGAACGGCTGTCAGAAATACCTGCCGCTGATGCCCCGGGCACTGCAAGGCTGGAATTTCGACGATTACGATTTGATTCTCTCCAGCGAATCCGGTCCGGTCAAGGGTATCCGGAAGCCGAAGCGCTGCCGGCATGTCTGTTACTGCCACACGCCGATGCGCTATCTCTGGGACATGTACGCCGACTATTACCGTCACTCCTCGCTGCCGGCCAAACTGGCGATGAGCCTCTGCAAGCATTATTTGCGGCATTACGATCTGAAATCGGCCGACAGTGTCGACGCTTTCATCGCCAACAGCAAATTCGTCGCCGAACGCATCCGCCGCACCTACCACCGCGAATCGACGGTCATCTATCCGCCGGTCGACACCACCTTTTTCGCCGGCGGTAATTATCAGAAGAAGGAATATTATCTGTTCGTCGGCCAATTGATCGCCTACAAGCAACCCCAACTGGCGCTGGCGGCCTGCCGCAAACTCAAGCGGCCGCTGGTCGTGGTCGGCGACGGTGAGCTGCGCTCCGCATTGAGTGCCGAATTCGGCGACACCGCCCAGTTTGCCGGGCGCGCCGCCGATGAGCAGCTCAGACGGCTCTACGCCGAAGCGCGCGCGCTGATTTTCCCCGGCGTCGAAGATTTCGGCATCGTGCCGCTGGAAGCTCAGGCCGCCGGCACGCCGGTGATCGCGCTGGGCCGCGGCGGCGCGCTGGAAACCGTCATCGCCGGCCGGACCGGACTGTTTTTCGCCGAACCGACGGTGGAATCCTTGATCGGCGCGTTGCTGGAATTCGAGACGGCGACATTCAATCAAGCCGAACTGCAGCAAAACGCCAAGCGCTTCAATGCCGAACGTTTCCGGCAGGAGATCCGTCAATTCATCGATCAACTTCAGCCGGCAAAATAA
- a CDS encoding glycosyltransferase family 4 protein: MHIVMSTDHLGLGGGCECIHQIARQLPDFTFTVSARGGSFPALEALPNVRIQADGGLPTEPFDLIHCHHLKALLRLRGRQTVPVLHTVHGIHVRQYEYQDGCAARFKYFCRQRLEGFLYRRTAASIVLTEDDRRWLARHYRLSNMVLIPNGVPATAVCSAAERRALAAELQLPPAAGVLMMIARVDAFFKGYDILLEALRQAAGFLRDSGRQVVLIGSGRDLEECRRKSCGYRLDDIVHFAGAIPEAKRFLPLAEALLLPSRWEGLPLIALEAGMCGIPVIGSDAPGVGSLFESGHTGWVFPSGDDVALATLLTRPETYEKLPELGRNWQQEVRQHYTVERMAERLRRLYETVSQTGKLPDNHGENIP, from the coding sequence ATGCATATCGTCATGTCAACCGATCATCTGGGGCTCGGCGGCGGCTGTGAATGTATTCATCAGATTGCCCGCCAGCTGCCGGACTTCACCTTCACCGTCTCGGCGCGCGGCGGCAGTTTTCCGGCGCTGGAAGCGCTGCCGAACGTCCGGATTCAGGCCGACGGCGGCTTGCCGACGGAACCGTTCGACCTGATTCACTGCCACCACCTGAAAGCCCTGCTGCGGCTGCGCGGCCGGCAAACCGTTCCGGTTCTGCACACCGTTCACGGCATTCACGTGCGTCAATACGAATATCAGGACGGCTGCGCCGCCCGGTTCAAATATTTCTGCCGGCAGCGGCTGGAAGGTTTTCTCTACCGCCGGACCGCCGCCAGCATCGTGCTGACCGAAGACGACCGCCGCTGGCTGGCGCGGCATTACCGCCTGTCCAATATGGTGCTCATCCCGAACGGCGTCCCGGCAACGGCAGTCTGTTCCGCCGCGGAACGCCGGGCACTGGCCGCCGAACTCCAACTGCCGCCGGCAGCCGGAGTGCTGATGATGATCGCCCGCGTCGATGCGTTCTTCAAAGGCTACGATATCCTGTTGGAGGCGCTGCGCCAGGCGGCCGGTTTTCTGCGCGATTCCGGCCGTCAGGTGGTGTTGATCGGGTCCGGCCGGGATCTGGAAGAGTGCCGCCGCAAGAGCTGCGGCTACCGGCTCGACGACATCGTCCACTTCGCCGGCGCCATTCCGGAGGCCAAACGCTTCCTGCCGCTGGCCGAGGCGCTGTTGCTGCCGTCACGCTGGGAAGGACTGCCGCTGATCGCCCTCGAAGCCGGCATGTGCGGCATTCCGGTGATCGGTTCGGACGCCCCCGGCGTCGGTTCGCTGTTCGAGTCCGGCCATACCGGCTGGGTTTTCCCTTCCGGCGACGACGTTGCGCTGGCAACGCTGCTGACCCGGCCGGAAACGTATGAAAAACTGCCGGAACTCGGCCGGAACTGGCAGCAGGAAGTGCGGCAGCATTACACCGTCGAACGCATGGCCGAACGCCTGCGCCGGCTTTACGAAACCGTTTCCCAAACCGGCAAACTTCCGGACAACCACGGAGAAAACATCCCATGA
- the glf gene encoding UDP-galactopyranose mutase, translating to MKPIYVVGAGLWGAVIAERISSELARPVRLIEKRPQSGGNCHSAVDPDSGVECHCYGSHIFHTSDETVWRYIRRFTAFNDYRHRVLTSFRQQVYPLPINLMTINQFYRKNLSPDAARALLASEAARDTGHPPRNFEEKAVSLVGRPLYEAFFRGYTLKQWQRDPRELPAELISRLPLRFHYQDRYFADCYEGIPLDGYAALFRQLLANPLIELELNTDFRERRDSLPPDAIICYSGRLDAYFDYRFGRLEWRTVRFEIEHPDTADYQGCSVMNYADAEIPYTRIHEFKHYHPERPDTGRTVIYKEYSQTTGPEDEPYYPVDTPDNRRKAAEYRQLAAQTPGLFIGGRLGNYRYFDMDDTIADALREYETNLKPYLLAERETS from the coding sequence ATGAAACCCATCTACGTTGTCGGCGCCGGCCTGTGGGGCGCCGTGATCGCCGAGCGCATCAGTTCGGAACTGGCGCGACCGGTCCGTCTGATCGAAAAGCGTCCGCAGAGCGGCGGCAACTGCCATTCGGCGGTCGATCCGGACTCCGGCGTCGAATGCCATTGCTACGGCTCGCACATCTTTCATACCTCGGATGAAACGGTCTGGCGTTATATCCGGCGTTTCACCGCCTTCAACGACTACCGCCACCGGGTGCTGACCTCGTTCCGGCAGCAGGTCTATCCGTTGCCGATCAACCTGATGACCATCAACCAGTTCTACCGGAAAAACCTGTCGCCGGACGCGGCGCGCGCCCTGCTCGCCTCCGAAGCGGCCCGGGATACCGGTCACCCGCCGCGCAATTTCGAGGAAAAAGCGGTTTCACTGGTCGGCCGGCCGTTGTACGAAGCGTTTTTCCGCGGCTATACCCTGAAACAGTGGCAGCGCGACCCGCGTGAACTGCCGGCGGAACTGATCTCCCGGCTGCCGTTGCGCTTCCATTACCAGGACCGTTATTTTGCCGACTGTTATGAAGGGATTCCTTTGGACGGTTATGCGGCATTGTTCCGGCAGCTGCTGGCCAATCCGCTGATCGAGCTTGAACTCAACACCGACTTCCGGGAACGGCGCGATTCGCTGCCGCCCGACGCAATCATCTGTTACAGCGGGCGGCTGGATGCCTATTTCGATTACCGTTTCGGCCGCCTGGAGTGGCGTACCGTCCGTTTCGAGATCGAACACCCGGACACCGCCGATTACCAGGGCTGCAGTGTGATGAATTACGCCGATGCCGAAATTCCCTATACCAGAATCCATGAATTCAAGCATTATCACCCGGAACGGCCGGATACCGGCCGAACGGTCATCTATAAGGAATACTCGCAAACCACCGGCCCGGAGGACGAGCCGTATTATCCGGTGGATACGCCGGACAACCGCCGCAAAGCGGCCGAATACCGGCAACTGGCCGCGCAAACGCCCGGCCTGTTCATCGGCGGCCGCCTCGGCAATTACCGCTATTTCGACATGGACGACACCATCGCCGACGCCTTGCGGGAATACGAAACGAATCTCAAACCGTACCTGCTGGCGGAAAGAGAGACCTCCTGA
- a CDS encoding glycosyltransferase — protein MNHDSKQVAIVIVTYNRLANLQTLLNAFLSMPEYREPTFFLVDNASTDGTAAYLNEQAAGHANYRVLRLPENSGGAGGFHAGVKAAYEAGFEWLWIMDDDVIPLPGALETLLRYADCADCIQGAKQFHDGSEVPFEGRLDPRTMRRRFIYRSELADGGYVPCNCATFEGLFFHRRVVEKLGPPDREFFIGLDDLFYGFKISEFFKFIYIKEWLLRKQFEKERLALGKRRFYSSSLFGRYFHLRNYWFVMNYLKKRRKLSALAYLTYSYESAKALALTLLFERDWKGAGILLAAIRHGRRGDVDSYRQIFFNGAKP, from the coding sequence ATGAATCATGACAGCAAACAAGTGGCGATCGTCATCGTCACCTACAACCGGCTGGCCAATCTGCAAACCCTGCTGAATGCCTTTCTGTCCATGCCGGAATACCGGGAGCCGACCTTCTTTCTGGTCGACAACGCCTCCACCGACGGCACCGCCGCCTACCTGAATGAACAGGCCGCCGGCCATGCCAATTACCGGGTGCTCCGGCTGCCGGAGAACAGCGGCGGGGCCGGTGGTTTTCACGCCGGAGTCAAAGCGGCTTACGAGGCCGGCTTCGAATGGCTGTGGATCATGGACGACGACGTCATTCCGCTGCCCGGCGCGTTGGAAACGCTGCTGCGGTACGCCGATTGCGCCGACTGCATTCAAGGAGCCAAACAGTTTCATGACGGCTCGGAAGTGCCGTTCGAAGGTCGGCTCGATCCCCGGACGATGCGGCGCCGGTTCATCTACCGGTCGGAGCTGGCGGATGGCGGTTATGTCCCGTGCAATTGCGCCACCTTCGAGGGGTTGTTCTTCCACCGGCGGGTCGTCGAAAAACTCGGGCCGCCGGACCGGGAATTCTTCATCGGATTGGACGACCTCTTTTACGGTTTTAAAATTTCGGAATTTTTCAAATTCATTTATATCAAAGAGTGGCTGCTGCGGAAACAGTTCGAAAAGGAACGCCTGGCGCTGGGCAAACGCCGTTTTTACTCCTCCAGCTTATTCGGCCGTTACTTCCATCTGCGCAATTACTGGTTCGTCATGAACTATTTGAAGAAACGCCGCAAATTGTCGGCGCTCGCCTATCTGACTTACAGTTACGAGAGCGCCAAAGCGCTGGCGCTGACGCTCCTCTTCGAACGCGACTGGAAGGGAGCCGGCATTCTGCTTGCCGCCATCCGTCACGGCCGCCGCGGCGATGTCGATAGTTACCGGCAAATCTTTTTCAACGGGGCAAAACCATGA